TCCATATGCGGGCAAAAAAAGTCTCACGTGTTGTCTTATCCGTCGCTCAGATGTTGTCTGACGAATTCCGGCAGTTTTCGGGTTTCAAGCGGCTTGGCCAAATAATCATCAAATCCGGCATTGAGCAGCCTCTCTCGATCACCTTTCATGGCGAATGAAGTGATCGCGATGATTTTCAGATGGCGAGTGCGTGGATCTTCACGCAGTTTCAGCGTGGCGGTTTCGCCATCCATCACCGGCATTTGAATATCCATCAGCACCAGATCAGGGTTGAGTTCGCGCGCCAGGCGAATCCCCTCTTCGCCGGTGTGTGCTTCATAGACGTCATAGCCGTGGTAGACCAGAATGTCGCGCAGCATCAAGCGGTTTGCCGCCGTGTCATCGACGATGAGAATTTTATAGGTCATTTTTCACCCCCTCTTGATGCAAAGGAATGACAAGAACAAAGCGACTGCCTTTGCCTGGCTGGCTGGAGACTCCGATGCAGCCGCCATGCAGTTCGACCAGTCGTTTGCAAAGTGCCAGACCGAGGCCCGTTCCCTCATGCTTTTTGGTATAAGGTGAACTGAGCTGACTGAATTCCTGAAAGAGTTTGAGATAGTCCTGGCTTTCGATGCCGATGCCGGTATCCGAAACGGCAATTTCAAGCCCCGGCTGATGGGGATTCGGTGGCGGAATTTGTTCCGGTTGCCAGAGTTCTGCCTGCTGGAGGCCGATCTCTTCGGTCTTGCGTGCGCTGACCCTGACCGTGCCACCTTCCGGCGTGAATTTGACAGCATTCGACAGCAGGTTGAAGAGGATCTGTTTGA
This is a stretch of genomic DNA from uncultured Desulfuromonas sp.. It encodes these proteins:
- a CDS encoding response regulator, with protein sequence MTYKILIVDDTAANRLMLRDILVYHGYDVYEAHTGEEGIRLARELNPDLVLMDIQMPVMDGETATLKLREDPRTRHLKIIAITSFAMKGDRERLLNAGFDDYLAKPLETRKLPEFVRQHLSDG